A region from the Chelmon rostratus isolate fCheRos1 chromosome 6, fCheRos1.pri, whole genome shotgun sequence genome encodes:
- the cd9a gene encoding CD9 molecule a isoform X2 — MAVAGGIKCVKYLMFAFNFIFWLAGTAVFAIGLWLRLDPKTRGLFEGSDSPYVFYTGVYILVGAGALMMVVGFLGCCGAIQESPCMLGLFFFFLLIIFAIEVAAGIWGFSNQSKVVNDITTFYMETYNNFKTTGDKRLKETLQMIQIGLNCCGPTGTVMDAAKDTCPQGEPLEELITKSCPDAIDEVFDSKLHIIGGVGITIGVIMVFGMIFSMLLCCAIRKSREVV, encoded by the exons ATGGCTGTCGCTGGGGGAATCAAGTGTGTGAAATACCTCATGTTTGCCTTCAACTTTATCTTCTGG cttgCAGGCACTGCTGTCTTTGCTATAGGCCTGTGGCTCAGATTAGACCCAAAGACCAGAGGCCTGTTTGAGGGATCAGACTCTCCATATGTGTTTTACACAG gtgtataTATCCTGGTAGGAGCTGGAGCactgatgatggtggtgggtTTTCTGGGATGCTGTGGGGCCATCCAAGAGTCTCCCTGTATGCTGGGACTG tttttcttcttcctgcttATCATATTTGCCATTGAGGTCGCAGCTGGGATCTGGGGATTTTCCAACCAAAGCAAG gtggTGAACGATATCACAACATTCTACATGGAGACCTACAATAACTTCAAGACGACAGGAGACAAGCGCCTCAAAGAGACACTGCAGATGATCCAGATCGGG CTGAACTGTTGTGGACCTACTGGTACTGTAATGGATGCTGCCAAAGACACCTGTCCCCAGGGAGAACCACTTGAGGAGCTCATTACTAAG AGCTGTCCCGACGCCATTGATGAGGTGTTCGACTCCAAGCTACACATCATAGGAGGGGTGGGCATCACCATCGGTGTTATTATG GTGTTTGGGATGATCTTTAGCATGCTCCTGTGCTGTGCCATCAGGAAGTCTCGGGAGGTGGTGTGA
- the bbs10 gene encoding Bardet-Biedl syndrome 10 protein: MGARMLPMEHLHLEHVLQTVCVLESVILRSFGPEGGQVLLTRDTGQAMLSRSGTRILTALRLEHPLARMVVECVLKHSTVTGDGSKTFIVLLASLLRMIHTTACKEASVSHTYNSREAAEAATAAHLAGELLAFGLQELVDLIATGVVPYGCYLSWEDFAAKTQLPAHTNNHCVQKLLASFFHSRLGRTQCDFISNLTCELLTHWKYKNDQPTLSLQFINDNWPALHTPVLGFPITCSRLIEGQVIHRDFATACPQTDHQPVRAVVFTEYLQPKLLSAGEVLELGCREPGTEENSRQEGSIVQFNAWAERSLECVIANLQSLGVSVLLSAVKQSAAVLALAAQADMCIVDCISEDELSLFAQLSGARPVVNCWMIEPDHIARLTFCRPILLGAHRYVHVAFQYSEERLMVKPCSLVICGPGEGQTDQYARAFGDAIRMLLSTWEPMGMTAATKSKRRLQPNKGSSLHMENQLSSAPPIKQCLLEPGCVIPAGGTFEFLLNHALLQHSRSCSVPDETNMGIPAVSQILANALLSVPRQIYSHSPRRFLQTQTRLISFTENPSHPFSLVYKNNIIFIQGQGNSEYPLEEGKQSMHCCREADLSSEVFMLDSGLESVSCKYQLLLAVLQCVSSLLQVDTVLRTHTALHTQSRRLANISWEGTEDETDY; encoded by the exons ATG GGTGCAAGGATGCTGCCAATGGAACATCTTCACCTCGAGCATGTTCTGCAGACTGTATGTGTATTAGAGTCAGTCATCCTCCGCAGTTTTGGTCCTGAAGGAGGACAGGTGCTCCTCACCCGAGACACAGGACAAGCAATGCTGAGCCGTAGTGGGACACGCATTCTCACAGCACTACGACTGGAGCATCCCTTGGCCAG GATGGTGGTGGAGTGTGTCTTGAAACACAGCACTGTAACAGGCGATGGATCCAAGACCTTTATCGTACTCTTGGCGTCTTTACTACGGATGATTCATACAACGGCCTGCAAGGAGGCTAGTGTGTCTCACACCTATAACTCCagggaagcagcagaggctgccacagCCGCCCACTTAGCTGGCGAACTGCTGGCATTTGGGTTGCAGGAGTTAGTTGATCTCATTGCCACGGGAGTGGTCCCGTACGGATGCTATCTGTCGTGGGAAGACtttgctgcaaaaacacaattgCCAGCTCACACAAACAATCACTGTGTTCAAAAGCTGCTGGCATCATTTTTTCATTCGCGTCTTGGTCGCACCCAGTGTGACTTTATTAGCAACCTCACCTGTGAACTGCTCACACATTGGAAATATAAGAATGATCAACCTACCTTATCACTTCAGTTTATAAATGACAACTGGCCTGCATTGCATACACCTGTGTTAGGCTTCCCTATTACTTGTTCACGTTTGATTGAGGGGCAGGTCATTCACAGGGACTTTGCTACGGCCTGCCCTCAGACTGACCACCAGCCAGTTAGAGCTGTAGTTTTCACTGAGTACCTACAGCCAAAATTGCTCAGTGCAGGAGAAGTGCTGGAGCTGGGATGCAGAGAGCCAGGGACTGAGGAGAATTCAAGGCAGGAGGGGAGCATTGTGCAGTTTAACGCCTGGGCAGAAAGGTCACTAGAGTGTGTCATTGCAAACCTGCAGAGTTTGGGGGTCTCTGTGCTTCTGTCTGCAGTcaaacagtctgcagctgtccTAGCCTTGGCTGCACAGGCAGACATGTGCATTGTGGATTGTATCAGTGAAGATGAATTGTCTCTCTTCGCCCAGCTAAGCGGGGCCAGACCTGTTGTAAACTGTTGGATGATTGAACCAGATCACATTGCTAGACTGACCTTTTGCCGACCAATACTTCTGGGAGCCCATAG GTATGTCCATGTGGCTTTTCAATATTCAGAGGAAAGGCTCATGGTCAAACCCTGTAGTCTGGTCATCTGTGGTCCAGGGGAAGGGCAAACTGACCAGTATGCACGTGCGTTTGGAGATGCCATTCGCATGCTACTTTCAACCTGGGAGCCCATGGGTATGACTGCAGCTACCAAATCAAAGAGGCGCTTGCAGCCAAACAAAGGCTCATCTCTACATATGGAAAATCAGCTTTCCAGTGCGCCTCCCATCAAGCAGTGTTTGTTGGAACCAGGCTGCGTTATACCTGCAGGCGGGACATTTGAGTTTCTCTTAAACCATGCCCTCCTACAACACAGCCGCAGTTGCTCAGTCCCTGATGAGACAAACATGGGTATCCCTGCTGTTTCCCAGATATTGGCAAACGCGCTGCTGAGCGTGCCCCGCCAGATTTACTCCCACAGTCCGCGACGTTTCCTGCAGACTCAAACCAGGCTCATAAGTTTTACTGAAAATCCCTCCCACCCTTTCAGCCTTGtatacaaaaacaacataatctTCATACAGGGTCAGGGTAACAGTGAATATCCTCTAGAGGAGGGTAAACAAAGCATGCATTGTTGTAGAGAAGCTGACTTGTCATCAGAAGTTTTTATGTTAGACTCGGGCCTTGAATCCGTCTCATGTAAATACCAGCTGCTTCTAGCCGttctgcagtgtgtctctaGTCTTCTCCAGGTGGACACCgtgctgcgcacacacactgccttacacacacagtcacgcaGACTTGCAAACATTTCCTGGGAGGGCACAGAGGATGAAACTGATTACTGA
- the cd9a gene encoding CD9 molecule a isoform X1: protein MAALSGGEMCIKYLMFAFNLVFWLAGTAVFAIGLWLRLDPKTRGLFEGSDSPYVFYTGVYILVGAGALMMVVGFLGCCGAIQESPCMLGLFFFFLLIIFAIEVAAGIWGFSNQSKVVNDITTFYMETYNNFKTTGDKRLKETLQMIQIGLNCCGPTGTVMDAAKDTCPQGEPLEELITKSCPDAIDEVFDSKLHIIGGVGITIGVIMVFGMIFSMLLCCAIRKSREVV from the exons ATGGCTGCGCTGTCGGGAGGAGAGATGTGCATCAAATACCTGATGTTTGCCTTCAATCTGGTATTCTGG cttgCAGGCACTGCTGTCTTTGCTATAGGCCTGTGGCTCAGATTAGACCCAAAGACCAGAGGCCTGTTTGAGGGATCAGACTCTCCATATGTGTTTTACACAG gtgtataTATCCTGGTAGGAGCTGGAGCactgatgatggtggtgggtTTTCTGGGATGCTGTGGGGCCATCCAAGAGTCTCCCTGTATGCTGGGACTG tttttcttcttcctgcttATCATATTTGCCATTGAGGTCGCAGCTGGGATCTGGGGATTTTCCAACCAAAGCAAG gtggTGAACGATATCACAACATTCTACATGGAGACCTACAATAACTTCAAGACGACAGGAGACAAGCGCCTCAAAGAGACACTGCAGATGATCCAGATCGGG CTGAACTGTTGTGGACCTACTGGTACTGTAATGGATGCTGCCAAAGACACCTGTCCCCAGGGAGAACCACTTGAGGAGCTCATTACTAAG AGCTGTCCCGACGCCATTGATGAGGTGTTCGACTCCAAGCTACACATCATAGGAGGGGTGGGCATCACCATCGGTGTTATTATG GTGTTTGGGATGATCTTTAGCATGCTCCTGTGCTGTGCCATCAGGAAGTCTCGGGAGGTGGTGTGA
- the syt1b gene encoding synaptotagmin-1b encodes MTGNRRAAPTAPGTPATPTHLPNAATTPDQKQSAGHNPDKFMSELRSIHMPSWAVAGLCIVSLCVVLSCAVCMWKKCLKKKDKDKEKDKKKGKEKSKGDFDTEMDGGYNKPLKDESNKETELSDNEPKEEEKLGRLHFTLDYNFTDNMLVVGILQAAELPAMDVGGSSDPYVKLYLLPDKKKKFETKVHRKTLEPNFNETFTFKVPYTELGGKTLAMTVYDFDRFSKHDAIGAVKIPMSSVDFSQSLQEWRDLQKAEKEESEKLGDICLSLRYVPTAGKLTVVILEAKNLKKMDVGGLSDPYVKIHLMQNGKRLKKKKTTIKKNTLNPYYNESFSFEVPCEQIEKVQVAVTVLDYDKIGKNDAIGKVLLGSNSTGTELCHWSDMLANPRRPIAQWHSLKPEDEVNALMSSKK; translated from the exons ATGACTGGGAACCGTAGAGCTGCCCCGACTGCACCAGGCACCCCTGCTACCCCAACCCACTTGCCAAATGCAGCAACTACCCCAGACCAAAAACAATCTGCAGGTCACAATCCCGACAAATTCATGAGTGAACTGCGCAGCATCCACA TGCCATCATGGGCCGTTGCTGGCCTCTGCATTGTGAGTTTGTGCGTGGTGCTGTCGTGTGCCGTGTGTATGTGGAAGAAGTGCTTGAAAAAGAAGGACAAGGACAAagaaaaggacaagaaaaagggaaaagagaagagCAAGGGAGATTTTGACACTGAAATGGATGGAGGTTACAACAAG ccgcTGAAAGATGAAagcaacaaagaaacagagctgtCAGATAATGAGcccaaggaggaggagaagctgggcAGGCTGCATTTCACATTAGACTACAACTTCACAGATAACATG CTGGTGGTAGGCATTTTGCAGGCTGCTGAGCTTCCTGCGATGGATGTGGGAGGTAGCTCTGACCCTTATGTTAAACTCTATCTGCTcccagacaaaaagaaaaagtttgaaacCAAAGTTCACAGGAAGACCCTGGAACCCAACTTCAATGAGACTTTTACATTTAAG GTACCTTACACTGAGCTGGGTGGGAAGACGCTGGCGATGACTGTGTACGACTTTGACCGATTCTCAAAACACGATGCTATTGGTGCTGTGAAGATACCGATGAGCAGTGTGGACTTCAGCCAATCTCTGCAGGAGTGGAGGGATCTGCagaaggcagagaaggaggag AGTGAGAAGCTTGGAGACATATGTTTGTCCCTGAGGTATGTGCCCACTGCAGGGAAACTGACGGTGGTGATTTTGGAGGCCAAAAACCTAAAGAAAATGGATGTGGGTGGATTATCAG ACCCTTATGTGAAGATCCACTTAATGCAGAATGGGAAAAGactcaagaaaaagaaaacaacgaTAAAGAAGAACACTTTGAACCCTTACTACAACGAGTCTTTCAGCTTTGAAGTTCCATGTGAACAGATAGAG AAGGTGCAGGTAGCAGTGACTGTGTTGGACTACGATAAGATTGGGAAGAATGACGCCATCGGGAAGGTGCTGCTGGGCAGTAACAGCACTGGGACTGAGCTATGCCACTGGTCAGACATGCTGGCTAACCCACGGAGGCCAATAGCCCAGTGGCATAGCCTCAAACCAGAGGATGAAGTCAATGCACTAATGTCCAGCAAGAAATGA